The Lysobacter panacisoli genome includes a window with the following:
- a CDS encoding glycoside hydrolase family 31 protein, with product MKAWGWAACTLLAWGLAGPLEAAGWRHLGEAGKVERRADGAIVHSGPARLQVSAYAPGVFRVRLAPDGRFDVDASWAVVQDAAPPTVSVGETREAVRIDAGEIVAVVHRSPLRVTFTDREGRTLLADAPDMPMAWADSAHGPRVRAWKTMPADEHYYGLGDKAGPLDRRGRAFTMWNTDAYSWQGHSDPLYKSIPFFIGLRAGNAYGVFFDNTHRSSFDLGKESEEYFSFGAEGGALDYYVIAGPQPAKVIERYTALTGRTPLPPLWTLGFQQSRYSYNPEAKVREIAAKLRTQRIPSDAIYLDIDYQQGYAPFTVDRAQFPHFEDMIADLRTQGLRTVLITDLHIKHDPGKGYAPFDSGLAADAFIRNPDGSLYVGPVWPGYAVFPDFTLNRVREWWGGLYRDFAAMGAAGYWNDMNEPSVFRVPGNTMSLDAVHRMEDGTARDHRAIHNAYGMLNARATYEGLLELQPKQRPFVLTRAAYAGAQRYAATWTGDNTASWHHLAQSTSNLLSLGLSGMALAGDDVGGFIGSPPPDLLTRWFQLGAFNPVFRNHAATDTRPHEAWVDGAKQEALRRAAIEQRYRLLPYLYTAAEENARTGMPIMRPVFLQFPQAETFYGNDRDFLFGADLFIAPVADERLDAHTVTLPPGEWYAFGTSTRQVAAKEPIRFDPRPQAVPVYARAGAIVPMQPLVQHTGQTPDGPLQLHVYLPSAQANAPCAGALYQDDGESFDYRDGAFLRIAYACEATQASAAIESRIEHDGFTPWWRDAEVTVFGVERKPASVTLDGIAVEGWRFDGKAGTVVLTVPQARRNWRVELRE from the coding sequence ATGAAGGCATGGGGATGGGCAGCCTGCACGCTGCTGGCGTGGGGGCTGGCCGGGCCGCTCGAAGCGGCTGGCTGGCGTCATCTGGGCGAGGCGGGGAAGGTCGAGCGCCGGGCCGACGGAGCGATCGTCCACAGCGGGCCGGCACGGTTGCAGGTGAGCGCCTACGCACCCGGCGTGTTCCGCGTGCGTCTGGCCCCGGACGGGCGCTTCGACGTGGATGCGTCGTGGGCCGTGGTGCAGGACGCCGCACCGCCGACCGTATCCGTGGGCGAAACGCGCGAGGCCGTGCGTATCGATGCGGGCGAGATCGTGGCGGTCGTCCACCGCTCGCCGCTGCGGGTGACGTTCACCGACCGAGAAGGCCGCACGCTGCTTGCCGACGCACCCGACATGCCGATGGCCTGGGCCGACAGCGCGCACGGCCCGCGCGTGCGCGCGTGGAAGACGATGCCGGCCGACGAGCACTACTACGGCCTCGGCGACAAGGCCGGTCCGCTCGACCGTCGCGGCCGCGCCTTCACCATGTGGAACACCGATGCGTACTCGTGGCAGGGCCACAGCGATCCACTGTACAAGTCGATCCCGTTCTTCATCGGCCTGCGCGCCGGCAATGCGTACGGCGTGTTCTTCGACAACACGCACCGCAGCAGTTTCGACCTCGGCAAGGAATCGGAGGAGTACTTCTCCTTCGGTGCCGAAGGCGGTGCGCTCGACTACTACGTCATCGCCGGACCGCAGCCGGCGAAGGTGATCGAACGCTACACCGCGCTGACCGGTCGCACGCCGCTGCCTCCGCTGTGGACGCTGGGTTTCCAGCAGTCGCGCTACAGCTACAACCCGGAAGCGAAGGTGCGCGAAATCGCGGCGAAGCTGCGCACGCAGCGCATTCCCAGCGACGCCATCTACCTCGACATCGATTACCAGCAGGGCTATGCGCCGTTCACCGTGGATCGCGCGCAGTTCCCACATTTCGAGGACATGATCGCCGATCTGCGCACGCAGGGACTGCGCACCGTGCTGATCACCGACCTGCACATCAAGCACGATCCGGGCAAAGGGTATGCGCCGTTCGATTCGGGACTGGCGGCGGACGCGTTCATCCGCAATCCCGACGGATCGCTCTATGTCGGTCCGGTATGGCCGGGCTATGCCGTGTTCCCCGATTTCACCTTGAATCGCGTGCGCGAGTGGTGGGGCGGGCTGTACCGCGATTTCGCGGCGATGGGCGCAGCCGGCTACTGGAACGACATGAACGAGCCGTCGGTGTTCCGCGTGCCCGGCAACACGATGTCGCTCGATGCCGTGCACCGCATGGAAGACGGCACGGCGCGCGACCACCGCGCGATCCACAACGCCTACGGCATGCTCAACGCGCGTGCGACCTACGAAGGCTTGCTGGAACTGCAGCCGAAGCAGCGCCCGTTCGTGCTCACGCGCGCGGCCTACGCGGGCGCGCAGCGCTATGCGGCGACGTGGACGGGCGACAACACCGCCAGCTGGCACCACCTTGCACAGAGCACGTCGAACCTGCTGAGCCTCGGGCTGTCCGGCATGGCGCTGGCCGGCGACGACGTCGGCGGTTTCATCGGCTCGCCGCCGCCGGACCTGCTGACGCGCTGGTTCCAGCTCGGCGCGTTCAATCCGGTATTCCGCAACCACGCCGCGACCGACACGCGGCCGCACGAAGCGTGGGTCGATGGCGCGAAGCAGGAAGCGCTGCGGCGCGCGGCGATCGAGCAGCGTTACCGTCTGTTGCCGTATCTCTACACCGCCGCCGAAGAGAATGCGCGCACGGGCATGCCGATCATGCGTCCGGTGTTCCTGCAGTTTCCGCAGGCCGAGACGTTCTACGGCAACGATCGCGATTTCCTGTTCGGCGCGGACCTGTTCATTGCGCCCGTCGCGGACGAACGCCTCGATGCACACACGGTGACGCTGCCGCCCGGCGAGTGGTACGCGTTCGGCACCTCGACGCGACAGGTCGCGGCGAAGGAACCGATCCGTTTCGATCCACGCCCGCAGGCCGTGCCCGTGTACGCACGCGCGGGGGCGATCGTGCCGATGCAGCCGCTGGTGCAGCACACCGGGCAGACGCCCGATGGCCCGCTGCAACTGCACGTCTACCTGCCGTCCGCGCAGGCGAATGCGCCGTGCGCCGGCGCGCTGTACCAGGACGATGGCGAGAGTTTCGACTATCGCGACGGTGCGTTCTTGCGCATCGCGTACGCGTGCGAGGCGACGCAGGCATCGGCCGCGATCGAATCGCGCATCGAGCACGATGGCTTCACGCCCTGGTGGCGAGATGCGGAGGTCACGGTGTTCGGCGTGGAACGCAAGCCCGCGTCGGTGACGCTCGATGGCATCGCGGTGGAGGGTTGGCGGTTCGATGGGAAGGCGGGAACGGTGGTGCTGACCGTGCCGCAGGCGCGCAGGAACTGGCGAGTGGAGTTGCGCGAGTAG